TGTTTCTGTCCATATTTTACCCAAAAGTGATTCTTGCTGGGCATAAAGGACAGACTTCTGAGTAATCAGCCCAAAAATAAGGACTGAAAGACTTTTTCTTATCATTGTATGAAAGATTAACAGTTACCGAAATGATTCCGATAAGGATTAATAAAAATTTAAAATCAATCGTTTGAGTCTCTACAAGAAGAGACCAATTAAATTTTAAATCAAATGATAAGTTTGCGGTATTGTATGAAGATGGGAACCGTAATTCCAATTTTGGAAGTACTGTAAAATGGATGTTCTCTAAGATTTATAAACAGAAATGCCCCTGCAAATAGAATGAATGTAAATGCAGCAAGCTCCTGAAATTCCGCCACTGAAAAATGGGTATCATTTTTAGCGGTAATTTCTCTTTCCTTGCAAAAGTTGCAGACAGAGGCCGTGGTTGTGTTGGTGGTAAATTTCTCCTTTGGTGCGGAGGTATGACTTTTAGCGGAAGGCTGCAGACTGAGTAGGTTTTTGATACCGTATTTTACAGCGCAGGAAGAAATTAAAATACATATAATGAAAAACATTGCAATAACGCTTTTCATTATATGATTGGTATTTAATTTCTGATAAGTCATTCCTGCAAATATAAATTTTTAATTACTAAGGTCAAAAACATTAACAGAATTTATATGAAATACATTATTGTGCAATCTTGTTTTTCACTTCCTGCTCTGTTGCAAAACCTAAATTATCCCAGACTAATTTATCGTTTTTATACAGCTTCAGGACCGGTAGTGCAGAAACATTCAGTTCTTTGCAGAGTTCTGTATTTGCATCTGCATCTATTCTTAAAATTTTCACCTTATCCGGCATTTCAGCAGCCATCTTTTTAAGGTAAGGCTCCATCTTTTTGCAGGGAGCGCACCATTCTGCATAAAAATCCACCAGAACGGGAGTATTGCTTTTCAACATTTCCTTATACTGGGCAAGACTAATTCCTGTAGCAGTTGATGCTTTGATCTCCGGAAGCTCAGCGTTCCTCCACTTCATCATTCCTCCCTGCATTTCATATACATTTTTAAAACCGATTTCCTGAAGTTTTGCAGCGGCGGCCGTACTTCTGGGTCCGCTCATACAATACACAAATACAGGTTTATCCTTATCGAGCGCTTTTGCTTTCTCTGTGAAGTCATCTGCATTCCAGTCGATGTTCATTGCACTTTTAAGATGACCGTTACGAAATTCTCCAGGTGTTCTTACATCAACCAATTGTGCATCTTTGGTCTGGTCCAATTTTTTAGAAAATTCTTTGGCAGGAAGACTGCTCTCGCTTTTGTTACTCTGAGCTTTTCCGCATCCTGTAATTGCGATGAGAAAAAATACAACGATTAGGTTTTTATACATTTTAAAGGTTTTGCTTGATTAATCTTTCCAGTTCATCCGCCTGAAAAACACCGGATTGTTTCCATTTTACTTCTCCATTTTTCAAGATCATCAAAGTAGGAACACTTCGGATTCCGAATTGCGAGGCAACCGCCTGGTTTTTGTCGATGTCAATTTTAACAATGCTTGCTACATCACCAATATTCTTTTTGAGATCCTGAAGAATAGGCGCCTGCATTTTGCATGGACCGCACCATTCTGCAAAGAAATCTACCAATACGGGTTTCTCCTGACTGATTAGTTCCTGAAATTTATTCATTTTTCAGATTTTATTTGATTTCTTCATATTCAACCTTATCCCCATTTTTTTTTGAATTTCTTGTTGGGACAGAACAGTTTCCCGCAGCACAACAGCCGATATTGAATAGTGGCATTACAACAAAAACCATTCCGACAGCCACCAAAATCCACATTCCAGATTGTGTGGCTTCTACAACAAGGAAAATTCCCATTGCCAGACGAAGCAACCTTACAAAGTTCCAGTTTTTAAATAAATTATCCATACTTTTCTTTATCTTTTTGTACCAAAAAAGCGTACAACCGAAGCTTTTCCTTTGTGATAAGCGCCTTCACTCAGTATGGTTTCGGAAATATATGCTTCCTGAAAATCGAAATCGGAAAAATCAGTTTTCAGTTCTTCTAAATCATAAAGCATTTCCCAATGTTTTGGTCCGCCTGCATTTGGATTTTCGTCTTGAAATTTAGAATGCTCTTTACTGAAACCTTCCAGAATAATTCCCCCACCTTTCTTCACAAGCGATGAAAACCATCTGTGCAAATCCCGCCTCAATATTTCAGGAAAATGGGCAAAAACCATTACTAAAAGGTCAAAACTTTCTTTTTTATAACCTATTGTATCTGCCGAAACCGTTGTGTAATTTATTTTCACCGAGTTTATTTCAGCAAGCTGCATCGCTTTCTTTTTGCCTTCTTCACTTTGGTCAAAAGCCTCAACTTCAAAACCCTGAATTGCCGCATAAACAGCATTCCTACCCTCTCCTTCAGCAGGAAAAAGAGCTTTTCCGGGAGTGAGTTCAGCCAATTTTTCGGCAAAATAGATATTTGGTTGATCTCCGTACACAAAATCTGACTGGCGGTATCTTTCGTCCCAAAAATCTTTCATTATTGTTCCGTTAGTTTTATCATATTCTGTACACTGCCACCGTTGAGAACATTCGTGATTCCGTTTCGTTCCAATGTTCCTTTTGCCATTGCGCTACGGTTTCCACTTCTACAGAAAACAATGATGTTTTTCTTATTCCTGAACTTGGAAATCTGGTCTTTGACGACATCCAAAGGTATATTAACAGCCCCTTCAGCACTTCCCGAAGCAAATTCTACGGGCGTTCTTACATCTACCAAAAAAGCACCTTCTCCCAACGCAGTTTCCAGCGCAGCATTGTCTTTTTTTCCGAATAACATTGATAATAAATCCATCTTAATTTTTTACAGGGTTTGCTTTTTCTGTCCATTCTTTCATTCCGCCAGAGAAATTTTTGACGTTCTCAAAACCGTTTTTCTTCAGTAGAGAATAGGCAATTGCTGCTCTGTCGCCACTTTGACAATGAATTACAATTGGTTTTTCATGGGAAATTTTATCCAGATTATCCTCCAAAGTTCCCACAAAGACATTCTCAGCATTCTCAATACGTCCTGCGTCATATTCGGTTTTATTTCTTACATCAACCACCTGAATATTATCTCTGTTCAGATAAGATTTGAATTCCTCAATATCAATAATATCGGCAGTCTGTAATTCTAAGTCTAAATTTTTCACGTCATCAATATAGCCCATCATTTGATCCATCCCGATTCTCATCAGTTTTCTGGTAAGATCTTCCATTTGTTCTTCCTGAGCAACCAAAATAAACGGCTCGGAATAATTGACAATCCATCCCATCCACGTGGAAAATGAATTATTACCCTGAATATTGATGCTGTTTGGTATAAAACCTTGGGCAAAATCTACTTTATTTCTCGTGTCTATAATTTTAACTCCATTTTGATAAGCTTTCAAAAATTCTTCTTTGGAAAGTTTCGGATGTTTTGGAACTTCTTTTAATAAAGGTCTTTCCACTTTGTTGAGTTTTTTCATCATTGCAAAATATTTTGGAGGTTCCGGCTGTCCTTCCAGCAGATATTCTACAAAACCTTCCTCATCTTCTTCATATTGAAAAGCCCAGTTTCTGATTTTTTCATAACCTACCGTTGAACTCGGAACTGCACCCAAAGCTTTTCCGCAAGCCGAACCTGCACCGTGTCCCGGCCAAACTTGGATAAACTCCCGCAATCTGCTAAAATCCTGAACAGAATGAAACATTTCTTTCGCTCCTTTTTCCTGAGTTCCTGTAATTCCGGCCGCCTTCTCCAATAAATCTGGTCTTCCTATATCTCCCACAAAAACAAAATCTCCTGTAAAAATCATCACCGGTTCGTCCGTTGCAGGATGATCGGTCAATAAAAAGCTGATGCTTTCCGGCGTATGTCCCGGCGTGTGAATGACTTTTAAAGTTAAATTTCCAACTTTAATGATATCTCCATTCGTTAATCCGGTATGTGGAAACTGATATTGCCAATCTTCACCACCTTCATCCGAAAGATACATTTTTGCACCCGTCACTTCCGCAAGTTCTCTAGAACCCGACAAAAAATCGGCGTGAATATGAGTTTCTGTAATATGTGTAATCGTGAGATTATTTTCTTTGGCAATCTGAAGATAGGTATCGATATCTCTTTTGGCATCGATAACAATGGCTTCACCTTTTGCCTGACATCCTATTAAATAGCTAGCCTGCGCAAGGCTCTTATCATAAATATGCTGAAAAAACATAATGTAATTTTTTAGGGTTATACTTTTTTAATATTATAGTACAAATTTCGGGGTTTACAAAGTGTTATACCGCTACTTTTGTTACATAAGTTAAATTTTTCAAAACCAATAATTCGTAATTAAATTTAACTGATTATAATTGGTCTTTTGATAGACTGCAATTGGGTTTGAGCTTTGCAGATTTCTTTTAAAAATGTAAAGCAAATCAACTTCCAGTTTATGACTGACTTTGTAAGCGACAAAGCTATTCCATTGCAAAAAATCATCTGTATTGTACTTATTATTTTTAAAATCATTTTCGGAAACTCCGTTGCTGATGCTAAAATCTGAGTGAGCCGACCATTTTCCATGATGAAATAAGACCGAAACTTTTATAATATCAACATTTCCAAAACCTTCCAATCTGCTTCTCGGAAGCGATGTGAAAAACTGATCTCTTCCCAATTCTTTCGGAAATAAAAATCTGCCGGTATCAAATGCTTTAGAATAAGCAAACTCCAAAGCGAAATTTTTGATCTTATATCGAAACAAAAAACTTGCAACCTGACCGTTTTCATCTGGCTGGACATATCTTTCGTAATATTTTAATCGACTTTGGTAAGAATCCGGAATCTGATAACTGTAAATCAACCCAAAATCCCATTTAGGAAAATTTAAACCCAGCTGAAACCAAGATGTATTGAGTGTTTTATCTAAATGTATGTTGTAAAAATTAATATCTGCAATTCGAAATTTTCTTCCGTAGTGAAAGATGGCAACACCTGTGCTGTTATTTTCACTGAGATAATCTGCTTTTGAGCTGTCTGGTTGAAATCCGTTATCCAATACTCCGATTGCGTCTTTCATTTTTGACCATTCTGAATTTGAACGCATTGAAACAGAATTCAGCAATGCTACATCAACCTGTGATTTACCGGAAGTAAAATTCCAGCTCAATCCGCCATATTCTATAGGTAACATTCTGCCGTCACTTGGATTGATAAGCGGAGAATATTTAATCGGAATTTTTCCTATCGTAAATTTTGATTTCCCTTTCTCGTATTGTAAATACAACTGATTAAGCCTTGAAACGGCATAAAGATTCTGAGGAGAAGATAAGTCAAAAAGTTCCCGTTCCCACTTGGAAGATTTTCCGGATTTCAAATCCTTTTCTTCCAAATCTGATGATGCAACTTTAGAAAGATACGAAGCAGAAACTCCAATGGAAATACGTTTTACGGGTTTGTATTCAACCTTTAAATTTCCTGCTAAAGCATCTGCCCAATAATCGGTACCTGTAAGATTGTCTGTTGACATCAAAAAGTTTCGTAGATTTCCTGAGATGATGACTTTATCACGATTATCTAAATTAACAGATTGCGTTTTAACCATTGAAAAAGCAAACACCAAAATTATTGACGTAACTTTTTTGGTATACATTTCAAACTTCTTTTCCTTTCAGCATTTTGTTCCAATAGAGATACGGGAGAATATATTTCTTGAGAATCCAAAGTCTCCAATGCTCTTTTGAACTGTCTGAAATGAGCATCTTTTTGAGATTCGGGTCTGGTGTGAACTCATTTTTATAGTTAAATTCTGCCAAAACCATTTTTCCGTAACCTGTTACAAGCGGGCACGAAGAATATCCATTATAAGATTTGTTATCTGGTTTTGCACCTAAAATCATATTGATGAGATTAGAAACCACTACAGGAACTTGTTTTCGAATTGCAGCACCAGTTTTTGCAGTTGGAAGTCCGGCTACATCTCCTACTCCGAAAATATTTTGAAATTTATTGTGCTGAAGACTGTTAATATCAACATCAAGCCAGCCTGCCTCATTAGCTAAAACTGAATTTTTAATAAAACGTGGAGCTTCCTGTGGCGGCGCAAGATGAAGAAAATTAAACGGAATCTCAACAATACGATCTTCGTTTTTGAAATAGGCAATTTTATTCACCGGGTCAATCTTAAAAAGTCCGTGCAGTGTTTTTAAATCGATATGGTAACGGTAAATGACTTTCATCAACGTTTCAGCGACTTCTTTTACGCCAAAAATAACACCACCGGGAAGCGCAAAAGTAATTTTTACCTTATCTGAAATACCTTTTCTCCTAAAATAATCTGCGGCAAGATACATTATCTTTTGCGGCGCGCCTCCACATTTGATGGGCGTTGTAGGCAAAGTGAACAGCGCATTTCCTCCTTTAAAGCTCTGAAGAGATTTCCACGTAAACTCGGGATCTATATAGTTACTGCAAACAATACCCGTTTTCACCGCCTCTTCTAAACCTTCTACCAGAGAAAGATTATTCACCAGCCCAGGTGCAACCACGAGATATTCGTAAGAATAACTCGTGCCATTATCTGCAGAAATCTTGTTTTGTTCGGGATGAATTTCTGTAACCTTGTTTTTAAGCCAGGTTACACCATTGGGAATTAAATCTTTTGTCTGTCTTGCTGTGTCTTTAAAATCGTAAGTTCCAGCTCCTACGAGAGTCCACGCTGGTTGGTAATAATGTTTCTCGGAAGGGTCTATGATGAGAACATTGAGGGATTCATTGGTATTTATGAGAGAAGCAGCAGTCATAATTCCTCCTGTTCCTGCTCCGATAATGATGATTTGAAAATGATTTTCCATAGCCAGACTTTTTGATGATTTGTAAAGCTAAATAATCTGATAAAAACAGTAAGTAACATTTGTTACATAAGCTAAAAACTAAGCATAAAATATAAAATAATTTAAAAATAAACTCAAAATACCTCAATATTAACAACAGTCATCAAATAATATTGTAAAAAAGAGACTGATTCAAAATTGAATCAGTCTCTTACGATTAGATTTTTACTGAAAATATATTAGTGGGGCAATTTATCCCTCAAATATCCATAGACCCAAGTTCCAAAAATGGCACTCAGCAAAGTAACTCCAACAGCCAATGCACCTGTTCCAATCTGTGCGAAAAGAGGTCCCGGACAGGCACCCGTCATTGCCCAGCCAAATCCAAAAATCAGCCCGCCATAGATTTGTCCTTTGTTAAATTTCTTCGGTGTAATTGAAATCCTTTCCCCGTAAATTGTTTTGATGTTGAATTTCTTAATAATAAACACTGAAATCATTCCTGTAAGAACTGCACTACCGATTACGCCGTACATAAAAAACGACTGCAAACGGAACATCTCCTGAATCCTGAACCAGCTGATGATTTCTGCTTTTACAAATACAATCCCAAATACAATTCCTACCAAAAGGTATTTAAGATTGTAATACCATTTGTGAGTAAGATGACTTTCGTTGGTGCAAACGCTGTCCTGATGACGTATATCTTTTTCTGTTGCCATATTTTTTTAAATTAAAGTGAAAGAATTATCGGCAAAATCACGTTCGCCATTAGAAAACCTCCTGCCATAAAGCATATTGTGGCAATAAGTGATGGTAACTGCAAATTTGCCAATCCCATAATGGCGTGTCCACTGGTACAACCACCTGCATAACGGGTTCCGAAACCTACCAAAAATCCACCGACAACCATAGTAATGAAACCTTTTATCGTTAAAAGACTCGCAAAATTCATCAATTGAGCAGGAACGAGATTGCTGTAATCGGTAATTCCGTAGGTTGCAAGTTCGGCTTTCAGATTCGGATTAATCGATAATTCTCCAGGATTCATAAGGAATTGAGATGCGACAACTCCACCGAGCAAAATCCCAAAAACGAAAAACAAATTCCAGAGTTCTTTTTTCCAGTCGTATTTGAAAAAAATAATGTTGGCTGGAATACACGCTGCGCAAATATGCCTTAAAGATGAACTGATTCCAAAAGATTTGTTACCCAGTATCAGCAAAGCCGGAACTGTAAGCCCTATTAACGGACCCGCAATATACCACGGCCAGGGTTGTTTTATAACTTCTATCATTTTAATTAATTTATTTCAAAAATATATGTTTAAGATTACATATACGGTTACTTTTGTTACAGAGCAGTTTATTTCTCTTTTCTAAAATACAAAATAGATTTTTCGAATAAAAATAACTGAATTCTTTTATTGAGAATCAGCGAACCTGGATGCAATAATTTTCCGACAAACTCACGCTGCAAAAGATGCTCAAAAGCTACATTAAAAGCTCTCTTACAATAATGTAAATTCCCATTATTAAGATGAACCAGCCGAAAGCAGGTTTGAGTTTTCTACCGTCTATTTTTTTTGACAATTGTGCTCCTATAATAATCCCCACTATGGAAATGGATGAGACCGTTGCAAGTAGTTTCCAGTTGATCGGGACGTTGTGCATTGAAGTGAAAAATCCGATAAGGGAATTCAGGGAAATGATGACAAGCGAGGTACCGATGGCTACCTTCATTGGTGTCTTGAGCAAATTGACGAGTGCAGGAATAATCATAAAGCCACCACCCGCACCGACCAAACCAGTAAGCACCCCGACAACCGACCCTTGCCCTGCTGCCAAAAGATTGTTATTTTTATTAAAATGAATCGATTCTATCTGCGGCGCTACTCTACTTTGAATCATTTTGTACGATGCGAGAATCATTAATAATGCAAAAATCAGAAGTAATAAGATATCTTTGGTAACCACTAAAGTACTGATTGTAAGAACTTCATCAGGAATCAGAGGCAAAATAAAATTTCTGGTCAAAAAAATAGATATTATTGACGGGACACCAAAAACCAAAGCTGTTTTTATATTAACCAGCCCTTTCTTAAAGTAGGAAAATGAACCTACCACACTGCTGATTCCAACTATGAAAAGTGAATATTCTGTGGCTACGAAGGCATCTATACCAAAGAGATATACTAAGACAGGCACAGTAAGAATACTTCCCCCTCCTCCTATCAGCCCTAAGGAAATACCAATAAATATTGCGGCAATGTATCCGAAAATTTCCATCTCTTTAATTTTATATGACAAAAATGGATATTTCTATTTTACTGCACCGCTACTTTTGTTACATAAGAAAATTTTAGTTCAGATCTGAAAAAATAATTTTGTTTCTTCCCAATTTCACTTTTCCAGAATCTTCCAATTGCTTTAGAAGTCGGGAAACAACAACTCTTACTGTTCCAAGTTCATTCGCAAGCTGCTCGTGAGTAACGACTATAGTATTTGAATTTGCTATTTCTGCTTTTTTAGTAAGAAGATTTAGTAGTCGCTCATCTACCTTTTTAAAAGCTATAGCATTAATAATATCCAGTAATTCTTCAAAGCGTTTGTGATATAGTCTGAAAATATAGTCCAGCCATTCCGGATATTCTTTGATAAAGAGCGAAACCTTTTCTACAGGTAAGAAAAGTATCTCGGAATCTTCTTCAACTTCTGCCTTTACAATACTCTTTTCATTATGCATTCCACCAAGAAAAGACATAATGCAGCTTTCACCTGCTTTAATATAGTATAATAATATTTCTCTTCCATCTTCTTCCGTTCGTATTACTTTCAACAATCCCTTCATTACAAGTGGTATAGATCGGATCGAAGCATTTTCATCTAAAATGATTTCACCTTCCCGGTAGGTTTTTATATTACCATTTTGGTAAAGCTTATCAAGTAATTCCTGTGAAGAAATGACATCGGAAGAAAATTCAGTATGTTCCATTGCAAAAATATTTCTTCTAATATAATATATTTCTTCTGAATATAAACCGTCAATATGTAACCTAGAACATTTTATTTTGTTGCAAATTACTAATAGATAAAAAATCTATTTCAAACTTAATTTGTAAATTTGGTATTGTTAGCTATTGTAGGCATAAGATAAATTTTGAATAAGATATGAATAAAGATAAACCAAATCATACCAGTGAACATTTGGCAAATGAAAGAACATTTCTTGCGTGGATGCGAACATCGATAGCATTGATGGGTTTCGGATTCATACTAGTTAAATTTTCCCTATTTCTTAAGCAGATACCTTTAGTTGCAGAAGCTAAAAACACAGTGCACGCTCAAAATGGACATTCCAGTCTTGTAGGGATTGTAATTGTCATTGTTGGAGCTATAGTTTTATTATTTTCATATATTAATTACTACAATAACAAAAAACGTATTAATAATAATACATTTTACGAGAACAACATTTTCTTGCTCATAGTCACCACTGTTTTATTTTTGCTGAGCATTTTTTTAATACATTACTTATTAAATAACATATAAATGATACTCACAGATTTCAATTAATTAGCTATTATAAATCAATAAAAATCGAAAGAGTGTTTCACATAGATGATGGGAAAACGCAGTCCGATTTCCTTGAAATTAAGGTTTTTTCCAGAGTTCAGTAGATAATCTTTATTATTACAATTATCAAGAATCCTTCAGCAAAAATGAGTTACCTAAAAAATTACAACAATTTCCTTATTAGTAAATTTTTGCTTCAATTCCATCATATCCTCACTGACTTTTTTATCAAGTATTTTCGCATAATGCTGTGTTGTCTTAATGCTCTTGTGACCTAGCATTTTACTAACACTTTCAATGGAAACCCCATTAGATAAAGTTATCGTTGTTGCAAAGGTATGTCGTGCAATATGATAGGTCAATTCTTTGTTAATTCCGCACAGGTCGGCAATCTCCTTAAGATATGCATTCATCTTTTGATTACTCAGAATAGGCAGCAACTTTCCATTATTAAGACATACTGGATGATTTTTGTATTTTTCAATAATTTTCTCTGTTTGAGAAAGTAAGGGAATATTAGAAGTAGTTTTAGTTTTCTGACGTTTTGTATAAATCCATTGAGAGCCATCAAGTCCCAAATTGATATTTTGATATGTTAGTTTTTGAGTATCAATGTACGCTAGTCCGGTGAAACAGCTGAACAGAAAAATATCTCTTACCAAAGACAATCTCTCATTTTTAAAATCTTTGGCAAAAAGTACTTCTATCTCCTTTTCATTAAGGAACATTCTTGTCACTTCATTAAACTTAGAATGATAGTTCATAAAAGGATCTCTTTCCATCCATCCATTTGCAAGACAGATACGTATAATCTTACCAAAATTCTTGATATATTTTACTGCAGAATTATTATTACAGGATCTTTCAGTCCTTAAAAAAAATTCAAAATCGTTTAGAAAAGCATAATCGATCTTTTTTATTTCAATGTCGGTAATACTATATTTCCATTTCAAAAAATCTTTGGTATGTTTCAGACAGGTCTTATAACGGGTTAACGTTCCTTGGGCAAATTCTTTGTCTATAAGTTTCTCCATTCGATCATTATGATCCTGAAAAACGGGAATGAGTGTTCGGGTTATTCTACCTCTACCTACTAACTTATTCTTAATAGCCTCAGAAGTTACGGCTTCCTTATCTCTGATTAATTCGTGATAGGTATCGTAAACTTTTTGCTCAAATGTTTTCAAATAATAATTAAGGGATCTGCATTCTTCCGAAGAGCCACTAACCTTCTGCATTGCAGAATTCCATTTCGTAGGCTTTACTGTACGCTTTGTGCTTATTTCGGTTATTTTGCCGTCGATGGTAATCCGCAAATAAATAGGAGACTCTCCTACAGAATTGATTTTCGATTTCTTCACATAGAAAAGTAAATTGAATGTCTTGTTCATATCGTTTAGCTTTTGAGATTTAAAATTAACCTTAGTAAAAACTTAACACAAGATGTTCAGTTGCTGAACCAGCTGCTGAAAAGGGTTTGTCTGAATTTCCAGTGACCTTTTTAACCTATTTCAACAGGTCACTGAATAGGTCACTTTCAGATTATGCTTTTTTAGTTCTCTTTGAACAGACATAAAACAAAAAAAGCTTTAAAACATACGTTTTAAAGCTTTTTGTACTACTTTGATATTGTAGTTGCGATCCGGACGGGACTCGAACCCGCGACCTCCGCCGTGACAGGGCGGCATTCTAACCAGCTGAACTACCGGATCAATTTTTTTAAAAGTAATTGAAAAACTTTATGCGATCCGGACGGGACTCGAACCCGCGACCTCCGCCGTGACAGGGCGGCATTCTAACCAGCTGAACTACCGGATCATGTTTTTTGTGAAAGAACGTCGTTTCTTTTTCGTGGTTGCAAAATTACACCTTTTTTTATTACCTGCAAATTATTTTCAAAAAAAATGCCTCCCAATCGTGGAAGGCATTCATTATCAAACTTATTTTTTTATAAGTGAGCGCTTAGTTTTTCAGCGATTACCTCTTTTGGAGCTACACCTACTAATTTATCTACTACTTCTCCATTCTTAAAAATAAGAACGGTAGGGATATTTCTAATACCATACTGCATTGAAATCTCCTGGTTGTTGTCAACATCCACTTTCCCCACTACTGCTTTCCCTTCAAAATCTGATGCTACTTCTTCGATGATTGGTCCTAACGTTCTGCAAGGTCCACACCATACTGCCCAGAAGTCTACTAAAACTGGTTTATCTGATTTTAAAACCGTATCCTGGAATGAGCTGTCTGTAATTTCTAAAGCCATTTTGTTTCTTTTATTTTAATTAATATTATTTTTCTTTTTCAATTCTATTGAGTGTTCAAAATTACGACTTTTACATCATAAGACTATCTATGCTCAACATTAGTTTTTTCTATAGCATAGTCTTTTGAAATCTCTTTTAAAGCATCCACTAATGCATCTATATCAGCTTTTGTAGTCATATGACTGAAAGAGATACGTAATGGCGTACAATGATCCATTTCATCCTCTGAAAGTACCATCATCATAACCATTGATGGTTTAGATGCTCCGGAAGAACATGCGCTTCCCTGAGAAATAGCAATCCCTTTCATATCCAGTTGAAGACCGATTAACGGGTTTTTATATGGCAATAAAGCACTTAAAACCGTATAAAGACTGTTTTCTTTTTCAGCACTTCTTCCATTGAATTTTATCCCTCCAACTTCAGCAGAT
This Chryseobacterium sp. G0162 DNA region includes the following protein-coding sequences:
- a CDS encoding DUF202 domain-containing protein — encoded protein: MGFGFILVKFSLFLKQIPLVAEAKNTVHAQNGHSSLVGIVIVIVGAIVLLFSYINYYNNKKRINNNTFYENNIFLLIVTTVLFLLSIFLIHYLLNNI
- a CDS encoding site-specific integrase produces the protein MNKTFNLLFYVKKSKINSVGESPIYLRITIDGKITEISTKRTVKPTKWNSAMQKVSGSSEECRSLNYYLKTFEQKVYDTYHELIRDKEAVTSEAIKNKLVGRGRITRTLIPVFQDHNDRMEKLIDKEFAQGTLTRYKTCLKHTKDFLKWKYSITDIEIKKIDYAFLNDFEFFLRTERSCNNNSAVKYIKNFGKIIRICLANGWMERDPFMNYHSKFNEVTRMFLNEKEIEVLFAKDFKNERLSLVRDIFLFSCFTGLAYIDTQKLTYQNINLGLDGSQWIYTKRQKTKTTSNIPLLSQTEKIIEKYKNHPVCLNNGKLLPILSNQKMNAYLKEIADLCGINKELTYHIARHTFATTITLSNGVSIESVSKMLGHKSIKTTQHYAKILDKKVSEDMMELKQKFTNKEIVVIF
- the trxA gene encoding thioredoxin, yielding MALEITDSSFQDTVLKSDKPVLVDFWAVWCGPCRTLGPIIEEVASDFEGKAVVGKVDVDNNQEISMQYGIRNIPTVLIFKNGEVVDKLVGVAPKEVIAEKLSAHL